One Pontibacillus yanchengensis DNA window includes the following coding sequences:
- the ileS gene encoding isoleucine--tRNA ligase: MNYKETLLMPKTEFPMRGNLPNREPKMQEDWENMDIYKQVQERTKGRPLYVLHDGPPYANGDLHMGHALNKILKDFIVRYKSMAGFHAPYVPGWDTHGLPIEQTLTKKKKVNRKKMTVAEFRQRCADYALQQVDNQRTQFKQLGVRGDWENPYITLDKDYEAAQIEVFGEMANKGYIYKGKKPVYWSPSSESALAEAEIEYHDKRSPSIYVGFDIKDSKGVVEGDEKFIIWTTTPWTIPANMAIAVHPELSYVTVEANGGKYIIAEKLIDEVAEALSWEKPQIVKTYKGSELEYVVAQHPMYDRDSIVTLGEHVTTEAGTGCVHTAPGHGEDDFVLGQRYGLEVLCPVDEKGYFTDEAPGYEGLFYDAANKDITEKLEEVGALLNLTFMTHSYPHDWRTKKPTIFRATSQWFASIKDFREQLLNEIQDVTWTPKWGETRLYNMVRDRQDWCISRQRAWGVPIPVVYGEDGTPIITEETINHISGLIREHGSNVWFEREAKDLLPEGFTSEHSPNGTFTKEEDIMDVWFDSGSSHQSVLKERDDLQRPADMYLEGSDQYRGWFNSSLSTSVAITGKAPFKSILSHGFTLDGEGRKMSKSQGNVIVPDKIMKQYGADILRLWVSSVDYQSDVRISDNILKQVSEVYRKIRNTFRFLLGNLHDFDPSKHTVSEENLQEVDRYMLLRLQELTSKVRSAYDEYEFATIYHAVHNFCTIDLSAFYLDFAKDILYIEAKDNPRRRSIQTVYYEMLTSLTQLLAPILAHTTDEVWEHIPGVETNSVQLTDLPEAKEVKNHQELKAKWDHFMDVRDDVLKALEDARNEKVIGKSLEAHVTIVPKDDQTKELLENVSHLEQLLIVSGAEVAMEEPQAKEYDHVDVYVKAHPGEKCQRCWVVTEELDSSNEHPELCPRCASIVEEHYEA; the protein is encoded by the coding sequence ATGAACTATAAAGAAACCTTATTAATGCCAAAGACTGAGTTTCCAATGAGAGGAAATCTCCCAAATCGAGAACCTAAAATGCAAGAAGATTGGGAGAACATGGATATTTATAAACAAGTACAAGAACGTACAAAAGGACGCCCTCTATACGTTCTCCACGATGGCCCTCCGTATGCAAATGGGGATTTACACATGGGTCACGCTTTAAACAAAATTTTAAAAGACTTTATTGTTCGATATAAATCGATGGCAGGCTTCCATGCTCCTTATGTACCAGGGTGGGATACGCATGGTCTGCCAATTGAACAGACATTAACGAAAAAGAAGAAAGTTAACCGCAAGAAAATGACTGTTGCTGAATTTCGTCAACGATGTGCAGATTACGCATTACAACAAGTTGATAATCAACGTACACAATTCAAGCAGCTAGGCGTTCGTGGTGACTGGGAGAATCCATATATCACGCTTGATAAAGATTACGAAGCTGCTCAAATTGAAGTGTTTGGAGAAATGGCGAATAAAGGGTATATCTATAAAGGGAAAAAGCCAGTTTATTGGTCACCATCTTCTGAATCTGCTCTTGCTGAAGCGGAGATCGAATACCACGATAAACGTTCTCCATCCATATATGTTGGTTTCGATATCAAAGACAGTAAAGGTGTAGTAGAAGGTGATGAGAAGTTCATTATCTGGACGACTACTCCTTGGACGATTCCTGCTAATATGGCGATTGCAGTTCATCCAGAACTAAGCTATGTAACTGTTGAAGCTAATGGTGGGAAGTATATCATCGCTGAGAAGCTCATTGATGAAGTAGCAGAAGCATTAAGTTGGGAAAAACCACAAATCGTTAAAACATACAAAGGTTCAGAACTTGAGTACGTTGTAGCACAGCACCCAATGTATGACCGTGATTCTATAGTAACGTTAGGCGAACACGTTACAACCGAAGCTGGTACAGGTTGTGTTCATACAGCCCCAGGACATGGGGAAGATGACTTTGTACTTGGTCAGCGCTATGGTTTAGAGGTTTTATGTCCAGTTGATGAAAAAGGGTACTTCACAGATGAAGCACCAGGATATGAAGGGCTATTTTACGATGCCGCAAATAAGGATATTACTGAAAAGCTAGAGGAAGTTGGAGCGTTGTTAAATCTAACATTCATGACACACTCCTATCCTCATGACTGGCGCACGAAGAAGCCGACGATTTTCCGAGCTACATCCCAATGGTTTGCATCCATTAAAGATTTCCGTGAACAGCTACTCAATGAAATTCAAGACGTAACTTGGACGCCGAAATGGGGCGAAACACGTCTTTATAATATGGTTCGTGATCGCCAAGATTGGTGTATTTCTCGTCAACGTGCATGGGGTGTACCGATTCCTGTAGTATATGGAGAAGATGGTACGCCAATTATCACAGAAGAAACAATCAACCATATTTCTGGATTGATTCGTGAGCATGGCTCTAATGTTTGGTTTGAGCGTGAAGCGAAAGATCTTTTACCTGAAGGTTTTACTTCTGAACATAGCCCGAATGGTACTTTCACTAAAGAAGAAGACATCATGGATGTTTGGTTTGATAGCGGTTCTTCCCACCAATCTGTGTTAAAAGAGCGTGATGATTTACAGCGCCCTGCAGATATGTATCTAGAAGGTTCTGACCAGTACCGTGGTTGGTTTAACTCCTCTCTTTCTACATCTGTTGCAATTACTGGGAAAGCACCATTTAAATCGATCTTAAGTCACGGGTTCACGCTTGATGGCGAAGGCCGCAAAATGAGTAAATCACAAGGAAATGTAATTGTCCCAGATAAGATTATGAAACAATATGGTGCAGATATTTTACGCCTATGGGTTTCAAGTGTAGACTATCAATCTGACGTAAGAATCTCAGATAATATCCTTAAACAAGTTTCCGAAGTCTATCGTAAAATTCGTAATACGTTCCGTTTCTTATTAGGGAATTTACATGACTTTGATCCAAGTAAGCATACAGTAAGTGAAGAGAATCTACAGGAAGTAGATCGCTATATGCTCCTTCGTCTACAAGAATTAACAAGTAAAGTACGTAGTGCCTATGATGAATATGAATTTGCAACTATTTATCATGCTGTTCATAACTTCTGTACTATTGACTTAAGTGCATTCTACTTGGACTTCGCTAAGGATATTCTATATATTGAAGCAAAAGATAATCCACGACGCCGTAGCATTCAAACAGTTTATTATGAGATGCTAACGTCATTGACACAATTACTTGCGCCAATTTTAGCTCATACAACAGATGAGGTATGGGAGCATATCCCGGGCGTTGAAACAAATAGTGTTCAGTTAACGGATTTACCAGAAGCGAAAGAAGTGAAGAATCACCAGGAGCTTAAAGCGAAATGGGATCACTTTATGGATGTTCGAGATGACGTGTTAAAAGCATTAGAGGATGCTCGAAATGAAAAAGTAATTGGTAAATCACTAGAGGCCCATGTAACAATTGTGCCAAAAGATGATCAAACCAAGGAACTATTAGAAAACGTGTCTCATCTAGAACAATTGTTGATTGTATCTGGAGCAGAAGTAGCTATGGAAGAACCTCAAGCAAAAGAATATGATCATGTAGATGTATATGTGAAAGCTCACCCTGGTGAGAAGTGTCAGCGGTGCTGGGTTGTAACAGAAGAGCTTGACTCTAGCAATGAACACCCAGAACTTTGCCCACGCTGTGCATCAATCGTTGAAGAACATTACGAAGCATAA
- a CDS encoding DivIVA domain-containing protein, whose product MALTPLDIHNKEFTRGFRGYDEDEVNEFLDQVIKDYEMVIRDKKNLEEKVTQLEEKLGHFSNIEETLNKSILVAQETAEDVKGSANKEAKLIVKEAEKNADRIINEALSKSRRISLEVEELKKQAKVFRTRLKMMVEAQLDMIENDDWDELFNQELDEETEYESEYEKELAENKS is encoded by the coding sequence ATGGCATTAACACCATTGGACATTCATAATAAGGAATTTACTAGAGGTTTTCGAGGGTATGATGAAGATGAAGTAAATGAATTTTTAGATCAAGTAATCAAAGATTATGAAATGGTAATTAGAGATAAAAAAAATCTTGAAGAAAAAGTTACACAATTAGAAGAGAAGTTAGGTCATTTCAGTAACATAGAGGAGACGCTTAATAAATCCATTCTTGTTGCTCAAGAAACAGCTGAAGATGTTAAAGGAAGCGCAAATAAAGAAGCTAAATTAATTGTCAAAGAAGCTGAAAAGAACGCAGATCGTATCATTAACGAAGCGTTATCTAAATCACGTCGAATATCACTTGAAGTAGAAGAGCTGAAAAAACAGGCGAAAGTGTTCCGTACTCGATTAAAGATGATGGTAGAAGCACAGCTCGATATGATTGAAAATGATGACTGGGATGAGTTATTTAATCAAGAACTAGATGAAGAAACAGAGTATGAATCAGAATATGAAAAGGAACTCGCTGAAAATAAATCTTGA
- a CDS encoding RNA-binding protein yields the protein MEIYQHFRKEEQPFIDQVINWKEDVERMYQRKLSDFLDPRERFIFQSIIGHDEELSWETFGGYTGAERQRVVLAPFYETIKQEDFNVTLLEATYPSKFVTLEHRDVLGAFMSLGIRREKVGDLIVTDNRIQIIVATEIASYVMMNLTGIKKAGVEFEEKDISNLLPKKEEWMEQSGTVSSLRLDTILKEIYNVSRQKAALHIQKGHVKVNFRTVEDSSFLLEASDMISFRGKGRSQLLEVEGRTKKDKWRITTAVLK from the coding sequence TTGGAGATTTATCAACACTTTCGAAAAGAAGAGCAGCCTTTCATTGATCAGGTTATTAATTGGAAAGAAGATGTAGAGCGCATGTATCAACGTAAATTATCTGACTTTCTTGATCCAAGAGAACGATTTATTTTTCAATCGATTATTGGTCATGATGAGGAACTTTCGTGGGAAACGTTCGGTGGTTATACAGGTGCAGAAAGACAACGAGTAGTGTTAGCCCCTTTCTATGAAACGATAAAACAAGAAGATTTCAATGTTACACTTCTTGAAGCAACGTACCCTAGTAAATTTGTAACGTTAGAGCATCGTGATGTGCTAGGTGCTTTTATGTCGCTAGGCATTAGAAGAGAAAAGGTCGGAGATTTGATTGTTACAGATAACCGAATACAGATCATTGTTGCTACAGAAATTGCCTCCTATGTTATGATGAATTTAACTGGTATCAAAAAAGCAGGAGTTGAATTTGAGGAAAAAGATATTTCCAATCTTCTACCCAAAAAAGAGGAGTGGATGGAGCAAAGTGGAACCGTTTCCTCGCTTCGTTTAGATACTATCTTAAAAGAAATTTATAATGTATCTCGTCAAAAAGCAGCTTTACATATTCAAAAAGGTCATGTGAAAGTAAACTTTCGTACAGTAGAAGACTCTTCTTTTTTGCTTGAAGCAAGTGATATGATTTCGTTCAGAGGTAAGGGGAGAAGTCAATTGCTGGAAGTTGAAGGAAGAACGAAAAAAGATAAATGGAGAATTACTACCGCAGTTTTAAAATAA
- a CDS encoding YggT family protein produces MLIDSIFDFLRFLFQAYFFALIGYILMSWFPGARDSSIGRFLSTICEPYLEPFRKIIPPLGMIDISPIVAIFALEFASSAGLFALQKLIYSLF; encoded by the coding sequence ATGTTAATCGACTCGATTTTTGACTTTTTACGATTTTTATTTCAGGCATATTTCTTTGCACTAATTGGTTATATTTTAATGTCATGGTTCCCTGGTGCGCGTGACTCTTCGATAGGAAGATTCTTATCAACGATATGCGAGCCATATTTAGAACCATTTCGTAAAATCATTCCTCCCTTAGGTATGATTGATATATCGCCAATTGTTGCAATCTTTGCATTAGAGTTTGCTTCTAGCGCTGGTTTATTTGCGTTACAGAAGCTAATATATAGTTTATTTTAA
- a CDS encoding cell division protein SepF: MGFKNKLKNFFVLDDDEYEYVESDSEEEDYEQPNQYASKEDKKQNVVSLKSMQPSSKVVLCEPRTYNEAQEIADNLVNRKAIVINLQRVNHQQAKRIVDFLSGTVYAIGGDIQKLGSQTFLCTPDNVDVSGTISEVMNEHEEEDEYQQRW, from the coding sequence ATGGGATTTAAAAACAAATTGAAAAATTTCTTTGTTTTAGATGATGATGAATATGAATATGTAGAATCTGATTCAGAAGAGGAAGATTATGAACAGCCCAACCAATATGCATCCAAAGAGGATAAGAAGCAAAATGTGGTTAGCTTAAAGAGCATGCAACCTTCTTCCAAGGTGGTGCTATGTGAACCCCGGACGTATAATGAGGCTCAAGAGATTGCAGACAATTTAGTAAATCGAAAAGCAATAGTAATAAACCTTCAGCGTGTAAATCATCAACAGGCAAAAAGAATAGTAGATTTTTTAAGTGGAACGGTTTATGCTATTGGTGGGGACATTCAAAAGTTAGGCTCTCAAACGTTCTTATGTACGCCTGATAATGTGGATGTTTCAGGTACAATATCAGAAGTAATGAATGAACATGAAGAAGAAGATGAATACCAACAAAGGTGGTAA
- a CDS encoding YggS family pyridoxal phosphate-dependent enzyme has protein sequence MNVEDNFKAIQHKIQEACQRVNRIQDEVTIIAVTKYVSIERAQQAIAAGVHNLGENRLEGFLTKFESIANQANWHFIGTLQSRKVKDLIDNVSYIHSLDRKSLAKEINKRANRKVPCFVQVNVSGEDSKHGLPPEEVVSFVENLSSYANIEVVGLMTMAPHSEDQSYVRAIFSELRNVKEEIEAKKWGHAPCHYLSMGMSNDFEIAIEEGATHIRIGSKLVGHEYD, from the coding sequence GTGAACGTAGAAGACAATTTCAAAGCTATACAACATAAAATACAAGAAGCATGTCAACGGGTGAACCGTATTCAAGATGAAGTAACTATTATTGCTGTAACCAAATACGTCTCAATAGAACGGGCTCAGCAGGCGATAGCAGCCGGCGTTCACAATCTTGGTGAAAATCGCCTTGAAGGGTTTTTAACAAAATTTGAGTCAATTGCAAATCAAGCAAATTGGCATTTCATTGGAACCCTTCAATCCCGTAAAGTAAAGGACTTAATCGACAATGTTTCGTATATACACTCACTTGATCGAAAGTCTTTAGCCAAGGAGATAAACAAGCGAGCAAATCGTAAGGTACCATGTTTTGTACAAGTGAATGTAAGTGGAGAAGATTCTAAGCATGGTTTGCCTCCTGAGGAAGTTGTATCGTTTGTTGAAAATCTTTCATCTTATGCCAATATTGAAGTTGTCGGATTAATGACGATGGCACCTCACTCAGAGGATCAATCATATGTACGAGCTATTTTTTCTGAATTGCGAAACGTAAAAGAAGAAATTGAAGCAAAAAAATGGGGACATGCTCCTTGTCATTATCTTTCTATGGGAATGAGTAATGATTTTGAGATTGCTATTGAAGAGGGTGCTACACATATCCGGATTGGCTCTAAATTAGTTGGCCATGAATATGATTAA
- the pgeF gene encoding peptidoglycan editing factor PgeF, translated as MSESFHHTHPSYLEISKWTYSNPNLVAGMTTRIGGEGIAPFDSFNLGWHVPDVKETIRKNRETLANLLQFPLEHWIGGEQVHDTEVYTVKKKDIGKGALSQDNALPNCDGLITNLPNVLLTAFYADCVPLFFYDPVEEWVGIAHAGWKGTVAGMGPEMIRALEDKGVDANHIKVAIGPSISGDVYEVDENVLQHIPSELRVEPTVLDKGNGKYLLSLQNMHKHLLLESGVKEKNIEVSEYCTYQNDHLFFSHRRDQGKTGRMLGFIGLKRLSD; from the coding sequence ATGTCTGAGAGCTTTCATCACACACATCCTTCATATTTGGAAATTAGTAAATGGACGTATTCTAATCCAAATCTGGTTGCTGGAATGACAACTAGAATAGGAGGAGAAGGGATCGCACCATTTGATTCTTTTAACTTAGGCTGGCATGTGCCAGATGTGAAGGAAACGATAAGAAAAAATCGGGAAACACTAGCTAATTTATTACAATTCCCACTAGAACATTGGATTGGTGGGGAGCAGGTTCATGATACAGAAGTTTATACAGTAAAGAAAAAGGATATTGGCAAAGGGGCGCTTTCCCAAGATAATGCTCTACCTAATTGTGATGGTTTGATTACAAACTTGCCAAATGTTCTTCTAACAGCCTTTTATGCGGATTGTGTACCTTTATTTTTTTATGATCCTGTAGAAGAATGGGTTGGAATTGCTCATGCTGGCTGGAAGGGAACAGTTGCAGGTATGGGGCCTGAAATGATCCGCGCCCTAGAGGACAAGGGAGTGGATGCTAACCATATTAAAGTTGCTATTGGTCCCTCAATAAGTGGTGATGTGTACGAAGTAGATGAAAATGTCCTTCAGCATATACCATCTGAACTTAGGGTAGAACCTACTGTATTAGATAAGGGAAATGGTAAGTACTTATTATCTCTACAAAACATGCACAAACATTTGCTTCTTGAGTCCGGTGTGAAAGAGAAAAATATAGAAGTGTCTGAGTATTGTACATATCAAAATGATCACCTATTCTTTTCACATCGTAGAGATCAAGGGAAGACAGGAAGAATGCTTGGGTTTATTGGTTTAAAGCGACTTAGTGACTAA
- a CDS encoding YlmC/YmxH family sporulation protein, translated as MVTISELQVKEIISVENGQKLGHLIDLEIDVDRGRITAIVLGNKGKMMGLFGKEEEVVIPWESILTIGDDVILVKHGQKPQLYPPKKEE; from the coding sequence ATGGTAACCATATCAGAATTGCAAGTAAAAGAAATTATCTCCGTAGAAAACGGGCAAAAGCTAGGGCACCTGATTGACCTAGAGATTGATGTGGATCGAGGAAGAATTACAGCGATTGTATTAGGGAATAAGGGGAAAATGATGGGGCTGTTTGGTAAAGAAGAGGAAGTGGTCATTCCTTGGGAATCCATTCTAACAATTGGGGATGATGTTATCTTAGTTAAACATGGTCAAAAACCGCAATTATATCCCCCGAAAAAGGAAGAATAA